The following coding sequences lie in one Silene latifolia isolate original U9 population chromosome 5, ASM4854445v1, whole genome shotgun sequence genomic window:
- the LOC141657224 gene encoding polygalacturonase-like, protein MSTSQLVSFFIIFIIVNLPYYCSSCYTKSNYNENGRRILLGVTKSFSVVNYGAKGDGISDDTRAFEKAWKQVCSSTGSASLLVPSNQNYLLKPLTFSGPCKANVTLKISGNILASNDRSDYEKDSGKWLVFQGIDNLVVQGAGGSIDGNGKIWWQNSCKINKKLPCKKAPTALTFYKCNHLMVKDLKIQNAQQMHVSFQKCIHVMASGLTISAPGNSPNTDGIHITNTQNILVTSAVIGTGDDCISIVNGSRKVRGMNIRCGPGHGISIGSLGDANSEAHVTDVEIKGATLSGTTNGLRIKTWQGGSGVASNIRFENVEMSNVNNPIIIDQNYCDQAEPCKQQASAVQVRDVVYRNIRGTTSSNPALIFNCSQTYPCRGIVLQDVIIHNTQTTTTPQASCDNVQLSDLGTVSPQCPSL, encoded by the exons ATGTCGACCTCACAACTTGTTTCATTTTTCATAATCTTTATTATTGTCAATCTCCCTTATTATTGTTCTTCATGTTATACAAAGAGTAATTATAACGAAAATGGTAGGAGAATTCTTCTTGGTGTCACCAAGTCGTTTAGTGTTGTTAATTACGGAGCTAAAGGAGATGGAATCTCTGACGATACTCGG GCATTTGAAAAGGCATGGAAACAAGTTTGTTCAAGCACAGGATCAGCTTCACTCTTGGTTCCGAGCAATCAAAATTACCTTCTTAAGCCACTTACATTTTCCGGCCCATGCAAAGCTAATGTAACATTAAAG ATTTCTGGAAATATATTGGCATCCAATGATCGATCAGACTACGAGAAAGACTCGGGGAAGTGGCTTGTTTTTCAAGGAATTGATAACCTTGTTGTTCAAGGTGCTGGTGGCTCAATTGATGGTAATGGAAAGATATGGTGGCAAAACTCGTGTAAAATTAACAAGAAACTC CCTTGCAAAAAAGCCCCAACG GCTTTAACCTTTTACAAATGCAACCATTTAATGGTAAAGGACTTGAAGATCCAGAATGCTCAACAAATGCATGTTTCCTTTCAAAAATGCATCCATGTTATGGCTTCTGGTCTCACAATCAGTGCTCCAGGAAACAGTCCTAACACCGATGGCATTCACATTACTAACACCCAAAACATCCTCGTTACAAGCGCAGTTATAGGAACAGGTGACGATTGCATATCAATAGTGAATGGGTCACGCAAGGTGCGAGGCATGAACATAAGGTGCGGACCAGGACACGGTATAAGTATCGGTAGCCTGGGTGATGCAAATTCTGAGGCCCATGTTACAGATGTAGAGATCAAAGGAGCAACTCTTTCTGGAACTACGAATGGACTTCGCATTAAGACTTGGCAGGGTGGGTCTGGAGTTGCAAGCAACATCAGATTCGAGAATGTAGAGATGTCGAATGTTAACAACCCAATCATTATTGATCAGAATTACTGTGATCAAGCTGAGCCCTGCAAACAGCAGGCCTCGGCTGTTCAAGTCAGAGATGTGGTGTACCGGAACATAAGAGGGACGACTTCTTCAAACCCAGCACTGATCTTTAATTGTAGCCAAACTTATCCATGTCGAGGGATTGTTCTGCAAGACGTTATCATACACAAtactcaaacaacaacaaccccTCAAGCGTCTTGCGACAATGTTCAATTATCGGACCTTGGAACTGTCTCTCCTCAATGCCCATCCCTCTAA
- the LOC141657225 gene encoding uncharacterized protein LOC141657225 — protein MAERGGDRGGFNRGFGDRGGRGDRGRGDRGRGRRRGPRRDEEEKWVPVTKLGRLIRDGKISSLEQIYLHSLPIKEHQIIDTLIGPSLKDEVMKIMPVQKQTRAGQRTRFKAFVVVGDSNGHVGLGVKCSKEVATAIRGAIILAKLSVIPVRRGYWGNKIGKPHTVPCKVTGKCGSVTVRMVPAPRGAGIVAARVPKKVLQFAGIDDVFTSSRGSTKTLGNFVKATFECLMKTYGFLTPDFWRETRFTKSPFQEHTDLLSKPTHKVTVVDDVDRAEA, from the exons ATGGCAGAACGCGGCGGAGATAGAGGAGGCTTCAACCGCGGCTTTGGCGACCGAGGCGGACGCGGTGATCGTGGACGTGGCGACCGTGGGCGTGGCCGCCGTCGTGGACCCCGCCGCGACGAGGAAGAAAAATGGGTCCCTGTCACCAAACTCGGCCGTCTAATCCGTGACGGTAAAATCTCTTCCCTCGAACAAATCTACCTCCATTCCCTCCCCATCAAGGAACACCAAATCATCGACACACTCATCGGACCGTCCCTAAAGGACGAGGTGATGAAAATCATGCCGGTTCAGAAACAAACCCGAGCCGGACAGAGAACCCGGTTCAAGGCATTTGTTGTTGTGGGAGATAGTAATGGTCATGTGGGTTTGGGTGTGAAGTGTTCTAAGGAGGTTGCTACTGCGATTCGAGGTGCGATTATACTTGCGAAATTGTCTGTGATTCCGGTAAGGAGAGGGTATTGGGGGAATAAGATTGGGAAACCGCATACGGTTCCGTGTAAGGTAACTGGGAAATGTGGGTCTGTTACTGTTAGGATGGTTCCGGCTCCTCGTGGTGCTGGTATTGTTGCTGCTAGGGTTCCTAAGAAGGTTCTTCAGTTTGCTGGGATTGATGATGTTTTTACCTCGTCTCGTGGTTCGACTAAGACTCTTGGTAACTTCGTCAAG GCAACCTTTGAGTGTTTGATGAAGACATACGGGTTCTTGACCCCTGACTTCTGGAGAGAGACCCGCTTCACCAAGTCCCCATTCCAGGAGCACACCGACTTACTCTCCAAACCAACCCACAAGGTCACAGTGGTTGACGATGTCGACAGGGCTGAAGCTTAA